From Dermatophagoides farinae isolate YC_2012a chromosome 10, ASM2471394v1, whole genome shotgun sequence, a single genomic window includes:
- the Rrp6 gene encoding exosome component Rrp6 — translation MTTSSSVSDTTATDSFTTADFNDKIKETILLAREIMQNSNAKKNEKIQDLIKIQCCNTLKILTKLNQNDLNPNSRDCNFTRTKFDDQQKIAKLIEIDDALIDKTIHYFECAENLKEKKNSVSNLIQVQMNVNQKQNNSRIFIKDFSKNNNGPLLGVNIKRKHSDNNNTGHLESKRNFMFMAASNVKRPQIAYKIKVDNAYSTPFIPKLRRKPNAIVSLEESMKPLPQNEPPANLLSGYNYPKHSYQHPYQYEIENFTISSSFFTKHDSNQFKPPPSIQEKPYKFINKRDELCELVRELKNFKEIAIDLEHHSFRSYQGLTCLLQISTDQTDYIIDVFPLWQDMQLLNEIFTLPSILKVFHSSTYDIIWLQRDLGIYVVNMFDTWVAAKTLGYQHLSLSSLVEQFCQFQMDKRFQLADWRMRPIPDEMLQYARCDTHFLLYIYRKLKQELLNTSDQTGNLLRVVMERSQQMCLKRYEKKLPEINDHVHLVWKNNLRFNQRQMAALKSLYAWRDVIARQEDESTGYVLPNNLLLKICEILPREQQGILACCNPIPPLVRQYINEIHMIIFDARSKVLIDQHSSTTVISQEKTDITIDLTNDLLIDHHSSNPNKMAIDHPDHHDHLSHEHDHVLDDQQPLLRWSKEFGKFISHKQFADNDDPMNGSHTSTSSSSNEIQSITKDMNQHSLIDMFDNDSIDCSKKYQSSTNDKKNQKEKRLPKSKIDVEMEKLFDGYITFYQRYLIKLKQKDEQSQSSSSSQ, via the exons ATG AcaacttcatcatcagtttCGGATACAACGGCAACCGATTCTTTTACAACAGctgattttaatgataaaattaaagAAACTATTCTATTAGCACGGGAAATTATGCAAAATTCAAATGctaaaaagaatgaaaaaatccaagatttaataaaaattcaatgttgtaatacattgaaaattctaactaaattgaatcaaaatgatctcAATCCAAATAGCCGTGATTGTAATTTTACGCGAACGAagtttgatgatcaacaaaaaattgctaaattaattgaaatcgatgatgCCCTTATCGACAAAACG ATACATTATTTTGAATGTGCAGAAAATTtgaaggaaaagaaaaattccgTATCTAATTTGATACAAGTTCAGATGAAtgtcaatcaaaaacaaaataattctAGGATATTCATCAAAGATTTTagcaaaaataataatggcccACTTTTAGGCGTTAACATCAAACGAAAACATtctgataataacaataccGGCCATTTAGAATCTAAGAGAAATTTTATGTTTATGGCTGCATCAAATGTTAAACGTCCTCAGATTGCATACAAAATCAAAGTAGATAATGCATATTCAACACCTTTCATACCAAAGCTTAGGCGAAAACCTAATGCAATTGTTTCGTTGGAAGAATCTATGAAACCGCTACCGCAGAATGAACCACCAGCAAATCTTTTAAGTGGATATAATTATCCTAAACATTCTTATCAACACCCGTATCaatatgaaattgaaaattttacaatatCATCAAGCTTTTTTACTAAACACGATTCAAACCAATTCAAGCCGCCACCATCGATACAAGAAAAACCAtataaatttatcaataaacGTGATGAACTCTGTGAATTGGTTCGTGAacttaaaaatttcaaagaaattGCCATAGATCTTgaacatcattcattcagatcTTATCAGGGATTGACATGTTTGTTACAAATATCGACCGATCAAACTGATTATATTATCGATGTATTTCCACTTTGGCAGGATATgcaattattgaatgaaatattcaCATTACCTTCGATACTgaaagtttttcattcatcaacatatgATATTATTTGGCTACAACGTGATCTTGGTATTTATGTTGTAAATATGTTCGATACATGGGTTGCTGCCAAAACTCTCGGATATCAACAtctatcattatcgtcattagTGGAAcaattttgtcaatttcaaatggatAAACGTTTTCAATTGGCTGATTGGCGAATGCGTCCAATACCCGATGAAATGCTTCAATATGCTCGTTGTGATacacattttcttttgtatatttatcgaaaattaaaacaaGAATTGCTCAACACTAGTGATCAAACCGGCAATCTTTTACGTGTTGTTATGGAACGTAGTCAACAAATGTGCCTTAAG cgatatgaaaaaaaacttccagaaatcaatgatcatgttCATTTAGTTTGGAAAAATAATCTAAGATTCAATCAACGACAAATGGCTGCCCTGAAATCATTATATGCTTGGCGTGATGTCATCGCACGTCAAGAAGATGAGAGCACAGGCTATGTTTTACCAAATAAtcttttgttgaaaatttgtgAAATCTTACCTAG AGAACAGCAAGGAATATTGGCCTGTTGTAATCCTATACCACCATTGGTCCGTCAATATATCAATGAAATACATATGATAATATTCGATGCACGATCAAAAGTTTTAATTGATCAACATTCTTCAACGACGGTTATATCACAAGAGAAAACTGATATTACTATCGATTTAACCAATGatctattgattgatcatcattcatcaaatccCAACAAAATGGCTATTGATCATcctgatcatcatgatcatttgtCTCATGAACATGATCATGTtcttgatgatcaacaaccatTGTTACGATGGTCGAAAgaatttggaaaatttatATCTCACAAACAATTTgccgacaatgatgatccaatgaATGGAAGTCATacttcaacatcatcatcatctaatgaAATCCAATCGATCACTAAGGATATGAAtcaacattcattgattgatatgtttgataatgatagtaTTGATTGTtcgaaaaaatatcaatccTCCACTAACGataagaaaaatcaaaaagaaaaaagattgcCGAAATCTAAAATTGAtgttgaaatggaaaaactttttgaTGGTTATATAACATTTTATCAAAGG tatttaatcaaattgaaacaaaaagatgaacaatcacaatcatcatcgtcatcacaGTGA